A section of the Malania oleifera isolate guangnan ecotype guangnan chromosome 2, ASM2987363v1, whole genome shotgun sequence genome encodes:
- the LOC131148950 gene encoding uncharacterized protein LOC131148950, which produces MKNVDDTVRKTSGTDKKQWNKGKAAGDDELVKYMHSLPSFLEKGENVQEKVLNVGVLNWVRLEKWQCDHKQNPYKSSMCSPSSYNTSPFFSTDRSSADSSRGPSCSPAHPKMHRPTLRCHLNAFSEEGYPPSVQYPGGNVQTFQYLNAACRNASKWQQNILCTGQRSLQGHSEINLENCKRKDIDSQFVPEREILLNLENIEVKSCLRGNIKIQDDELTESAEELQELTSNFIDTDSPERPETIVLIPPNDRLQSHSRVSTAPGSPMLAEQRLMEVSRMQFLDSSSSPWSHSTKLYSDIPCSSSLLQEPDCSKDSLLKPPTSTDALDIKFSSDASHLLPLAGKRLVSPNAKKTEEKSTVMALDSTVDKLSEGSDLKVATDLSAKARNRSSACRFGIGMGRTGRNSSSNEVSAMPSLSPTRIIAISVAERDAASASLDNSCSVKQNATNRAMAPLRRLLDPLVKPKAVKYHNVAEPLQKDCTPTKKSSKSFNGRLHSSTGQPVKSAAKLKLDFTGCKTINVSNSFQDRKQKSAVQALLKVAVKNGLPLFTFAVANDGDILAATVRRLSTPGKDDYFWIYTFFAISEIKKKNGSWINQGGKGMHHGYIPNVVGQMKVSDSQLSSLTRPKGMDGFNVREFVLFSVDQGPANEQPLSIQPSDELAAIVIKFPKETARRSNKDEQKNGCDNSVSDTGLKDFSPELNYAENGNSGFFVGSETFFSTTVILPSGVHSLPTKGGPSSLIERWKSGGLCDCGGWDLGCKLRIIGNENQLSTKFSPMGSFSTNNPFDLFDQEEVQEKQPVFSLASLEDGIYSVDFSSALSLLQAFSICIAVLDGRKLLALPQQSSLFEEKMLKQTGFLDNGRMKASSQIQAEVLMQEQRPATLSVNPSLSSTLVHRGLI; this is translated from the exons ATGAAGAATGTAGACGATACTGTACGTAAAACTTCAGGGACTGACAAAAAGCAATGGAATAAGGGAAAGGCTGCTGGAGATGATGAGCTTGTTAAGTATATGCACAGTTTGCCAAGCTTCCTGGAGAAAGGGGAAAACGTCCAGGAAAAGGTTTTGAATGTTGGGGTCCTAAACTGGGTGCGACTGGAAAAATGGCAGTGCGACCACAAGCAGAATCCATACAAAAGTAGCATGTGCTCACCATCTAGCTATAATACTTCTCCATTTTTCTCTACAGATAGATCTTCTGCCGATTCTAGCAGGGGTCCAAGTTGCTCACCTGCTCACCCGAAGATGCACCGACCTACACTACGGTGTCATCTTAATGCATTTTCTGAAGAAGGATATCCTCCGAGTGTCCAGTATCCTGGAGGAAATGTTCAAACTTTTCAATATCTAAATGCTGCATGCAGAAATGCCTCAAAGTGGCAGCAAAATATTCTTTGTACAGGTCAGCGTTCTCTCCAGGGACATTCAGAAATCAACTTAGAAAATTGCAAGAGAAAAGATATAGACTCACAGTTTGTTCCAGAACGAGAAATTTTGCtgaatttggaaaatattgagGTGAAATCATGTTTAAGGGGAAATATAAAGATTCAAGATGATGAATTGACAGAGAGCGCAGAAGAGTTGCAAGAGCTGACTTCTAATTTTATTGACACAGATAGTCCTGAAAGGCCTGAAACAATTGTTCTCATTCCACCAAATGATCGTCTTCAAAGCCATTCCAGAGTATCTACAGCTCCTGGTTCTCCGATGCTAGCAGAGCAAAGATTGATGGAAGTAAGTCGAATGCAGTTTCTAGACAGTTCTAGTTCTCCATGGAGTCACTCAACTAAGCTCTACTCTGATATTCCATGCTCATCCTCACTGCTTCAAGAACCAGACTGCAGCAAAGACTCGTTGCTGAAGCCACCCACCTCTACAGATGCACTGGATATCAAGTTTTCCTCTGATGCATCTCATTTGTTACCACTTGCGGGTAAAAGACTAGTCAGTCCCAATGCCAAGAAAACAGAAGAGAAATCAACTGTAATGGCATTGGATTCAACTGTGGATAAGCTGTCCGAGGGTTCAGATCTGAAAGTAGCCACGGATTTATCTGCAAAAGCTAGAAACCGTTCAAGTGCTTGTCGTTTTGGCATTGGTATGGGTAGGACAGGTAGGAACTCCAGCTCTAATGAAGTTTCAGCCATGCCATCATTGAGCCCAACTCGCATTATTGCTATATCTGTTGCAGAGAGAGATGCGGCCTCTGCTTCCTTGGATAATTCATGCAGTGTTAAACAGAATGCTACTAACAGAGCCATGGCCCCTTTGAGAAGGTTATTGGATCCACTAGTGAAACCAAAGGCAGTGAAATATCATAATGTAGCTGAACCGTTACAGAAGGACTGCACACCAACGAAGAAGTCCTCTAAATCTTTCAATGGACGATTACATTCTTCTACTGGACAACCAGTGAAGTCAGCTGCGAAGCTAAAATTAGACTTCACTGGTTGTAAGACAATCAACGTCAGTAATTCATTTCAGGACCGGAAGCAGAAATCAGCTGTACAAGCTCTACTGAAAGTAGCAGTTAAGAATGGTCTTCCTCTTTTTACATTTGCAGTGGCCAATGATGGTGATATTCTTGCAGCCACAGTGAGGAGGTTGAGTACCCCAGGGAAGGATGACTACTTCTGGATCTACACATTCTTCGCCATAAGTGAAATCAAGAAAAAGAATGGAAGTTGGATAAATCAAGGGGGCAAAGGCATGCATCATGGTTATATTCCTAATGTCGTTGGGCAAATGAAGGTTTCGGACTCTCAGCTTTCTAGCTTGACAAGACCTAAAGGCATGGATGGATTTAACGTGAGGGAGTTTGTTTTGTTTTCTGTAGACCAAGGTCCTGCTAATGAGCAACCATTGAGCATTCAGCCAAGTGATGAGCTTGCAGCCATTGTCATCAAGTTCCCCAAAGAGACTGCTAGGAGGTCAAACAAAGATGAGCAGAAGAATGGTTGTGATAACAGTGTATCAGATACTGGTTTGAAGGACTTTTCACCAGAGTTGAATTATGCGGAAAATGGAAATAGTGGGTTTTTTGTTGGAAGTGAAACTTTTTTTAGCACAACTGTTATACTTCCCAGTGGTGTTCATAGTCTACCAACAAAGGGAGGACCTTCATCACTGATCGAACGATGGAAATCAGGTGGTTTATGTGACTGTGGAGGTTGGGATTTGGGATGCAAACTAAGGATTATTGGCAATGAGAATCAACTCTCTACAAAATTCAGCCCCATGGGTTCTTTTTCCACCAATAATCCATTTGATCTTTTTGATCAG GAAGAAGTTCAGGAAAAACAGCCAGTTTTCAGCTTGGCGTCTTTGGAAGATGGGATTTATTCAGTTGACTTCAGTTCAGCACTCTCACTTCTACAAGCGTTCTCCATTTGTATTGCGGTTTTAGATGGTAGGAAGCTGCTTGCTCTTCCACAGCAGAGTAGCTTGTTTGAAGAGAAGATGCTCAAACAAACCGGATTCTTGGACAATGGTAGAATGAAGGCTTCGAGTCAAATCCAAGCAGAGGTTCTGATGCAGGAGCAACGTCCAGCAACTTTAAGTGTCAATCCCAGTCTGTCTTCAACCCTAGTACACAGGGGCCTTATATAG